The Streptomyces sp. NBC_00162 genome window below encodes:
- a CDS encoding ABC transporter permease yields MTAPLHDTSAAEPAAVDAPGVPQKAIEGRSPWQIAWLRLKRDKVALAGGVIVLLLILVAIFAPLIVKAFGHPPEELHEDLLDPLLGLPAGDWGGMSGDFLLGVEPVNGRDVFSRIVYGARISLLVAFLSAFVAVSLGTFFGIIAGYFGGWIDAAISRVMDLLLAFPQLLFIIALISVIPSKLWGFEGSGLRIAVLVLVIGFFGWPYIGRIVRGQTLSLREREYVEAARSLGAGRMYILFRELLPNLVAPITVYSTLMIPTNVLTEAALSFLGVGVKPPTPSWGETLSTAVRTYEDDPLFMIFPGVAIFITVLAFNLFGDGVRDALDPKGSR; encoded by the coding sequence ATGACGGCACCACTGCACGACACCAGCGCGGCCGAGCCCGCAGCCGTGGACGCCCCCGGAGTTCCCCAGAAGGCGATCGAGGGACGCTCGCCGTGGCAGATCGCCTGGCTGCGCCTCAAGCGTGACAAGGTCGCCCTGGCCGGCGGTGTCATCGTGCTCCTGCTGATCCTCGTCGCGATCTTCGCGCCGCTGATCGTCAAGGCCTTCGGCCACCCGCCGGAGGAGCTGCACGAGGACCTGCTGGACCCGCTGCTCGGCCTGCCGGCCGGCGACTGGGGCGGTATGAGCGGGGACTTCCTGCTGGGCGTAGAGCCGGTCAACGGACGCGACGTTTTCAGCCGGATCGTCTACGGCGCCCGGATCTCGCTGCTGGTCGCCTTCCTGTCCGCCTTCGTGGCGGTCTCGCTGGGCACCTTCTTCGGCATCATCGCGGGCTACTTCGGCGGCTGGATCGACGCGGCGATCAGCCGCGTGATGGACCTGCTGCTGGCCTTCCCGCAACTGCTCTTCATCATCGCGCTGATCTCCGTCATCCCCAGCAAGCTGTGGGGCTTCGAGGGATCGGGCCTGCGGATCGCCGTGCTGGTGCTGGTCATCGGCTTCTTCGGCTGGCCCTACATCGGCCGCATCGTGCGCGGGCAGACCCTGTCACTGCGCGAGCGCGAGTACGTCGAAGCCGCGCGCAGCCTCGGCGCGGGCCGCATGTACATCCTCTTCCGCGAACTGCTCCCGAACCTGGTGGCGCCCATCACCGTCTACTCGACGCTGATGATCCCCACCAACGTGCTGACCGAGGCCGCTCTGAGCTTCCTCGGGGTCGGCGTCAAGCCGCCCACGCCGTCCTGGGGAGAAACCCTCTCCACGGCCGTGCGGACCTACGAGGACGATCCGCTCTTCATGATCTTCCCCGGCGTAGCGATCTTCATCACCGTGCTGGCCTTCAACCTCTTCGGCGACGGCGTCCGTGACGCCCTCGACCCGAAGGGCTCCCGCTAG
- a CDS encoding ABC transporter substrate-binding protein yields MTTHRTSKRRLAAGTAVVLAVMLTATACGGDEKQDDKAASAGGFNAGIGKISNASDKKGGELKFVGTQEADSWDPQRGYYGFMWDFSRYYTRQLVSYKAAPGEQSTELVPDLATAKAEISDGGKTYKYTLKDNVTWEDGTPITAQDIKYGIERTWAQDVISGGPVYLMQVLDPKTEYPGPYKDTAPDKLGLKAIETPDAKTIVFKLPAANGDFEQMLAMPAASPVKQDKDTAAKYGLKPFSSGPYKIDSYEPNKSMKLSRNENWKPESDTIRKALPDSVSVTFMANADDMDKRLMNGEFDLDLNATGIGQAARATALKDHKGNLDNGQTGFIRYAVFPQTVAPLDNIECRKAIIYAADKKSLQTARGGPQAGGDIAPNMLPLGIKGSDGKYDPFEVLKNEGKPNVEKAKEALKACGKPEGFKTTIAVRNNKPVEVATAVSLQNALKQVGIEADVDQFDGAQTSGIIGSPKVVKEKGYGIIIMGWGADFPTGQGFSQPLVDGRFILQSGNNNFSELNDPAINKLFDEAIAETDPAKAGDIYKQMNQKVSEAAVYLPFVYDKTITWRSSRLTNAYTSDAYNGRYDYASLGVTK; encoded by the coding sequence GTGACTACCCATCGCACGTCGAAGCGCAGGCTTGCCGCTGGCACAGCCGTCGTGCTCGCGGTCATGCTGACCGCGACCGCCTGTGGCGGAGACGAGAAGCAGGACGACAAGGCGGCGTCCGCCGGCGGCTTCAACGCCGGCATCGGCAAGATCTCCAACGCGTCGGACAAGAAGGGCGGCGAGCTCAAGTTCGTCGGTACCCAGGAAGCCGACTCGTGGGACCCGCAGCGCGGTTACTACGGCTTCATGTGGGACTTCTCCCGCTACTACACCCGTCAGCTGGTCAGCTACAAGGCGGCCCCGGGCGAGCAGAGCACCGAGCTCGTCCCCGACCTGGCCACCGCCAAGGCCGAGATCAGCGACGGCGGCAAGACGTACAAGTACACCCTCAAGGACAACGTGACCTGGGAGGACGGCACTCCCATCACCGCCCAGGACATCAAGTACGGCATCGAGCGCACCTGGGCCCAGGACGTCATCTCCGGCGGCCCGGTCTACCTGATGCAGGTCCTCGACCCGAAGACCGAGTACCCGGGCCCGTACAAGGACACCGCCCCGGACAAGCTCGGCCTCAAGGCGATCGAGACCCCGGACGCGAAGACCATCGTCTTCAAGCTCCCGGCGGCCAACGGTGACTTCGAGCAGATGCTGGCCATGCCGGCGGCGAGCCCGGTCAAGCAGGACAAGGACACGGCGGCCAAGTACGGCCTGAAGCCCTTCTCGAGCGGCCCGTACAAGATCGACTCGTACGAGCCCAACAAGAGCATGAAGCTCTCGCGCAACGAGAACTGGAAGCCCGAGTCGGACACCATCCGCAAGGCGCTCCCGGACTCCGTCTCGGTCACGTTCATGGCGAACGCGGACGACATGGACAAGCGCCTGATGAACGGCGAGTTCGACCTGGACCTCAACGCGACCGGCATCGGCCAGGCAGCCCGTGCCACCGCGCTGAAGGACCACAAGGGCAACCTGGACAACGGCCAGACCGGCTTCATCCGGTACGCCGTGTTCCCGCAGACCGTCGCGCCGCTCGACAACATCGAGTGCCGCAAGGCCATCATCTACGCGGCCGACAAGAAGTCCCTGCAGACCGCCCGCGGCGGCCCGCAGGCCGGTGGCGACATCGCCCCCAACATGCTCCCGCTGGGCATCAAGGGCTCCGACGGCAAGTACGACCCGTTCGAGGTCCTGAAGAACGAGGGCAAGCCGAACGTCGAGAAGGCCAAGGAGGCCCTCAAGGCCTGCGGCAAGCCGGAAGGCTTCAAGACCACCATCGCGGTCCGCAACAACAAGCCGGTCGAGGTCGCCACGGCCGTCTCCCTGCAGAACGCCCTGAAGCAGGTCGGCATCGAGGCCGACGTCGACCAGTTCGACGGCGCCCAGACCTCCGGCATCATCGGTTCGCCGAAGGTCGTCAAGGAGAAGGGCTACGGCATCATCATCATGGGCTGGGGCGCCGACTTCCCGACCGGGCAGGGCTTCTCCCAGCCGCTGGTCGACGGCCGCTTCATCCTGCAGAGCGGCAACAACAACTTCTCCGAGCTGAACGACCCGGCGATCAACAAGCTGTTCGACGAGGCCATCGCGGAGACCGACCCGGCCAAGGCCGGCGACATCTACAAGCAGATGAACCAGAAGGTCTCCGAGGCCGCGGTCTACCTGCCCTTCGTGTACGACAAGACGATCACCTGGCGCAGCTCCCGGCTGACGAACGCCTACACCTCCGACGCCTACAACGGCCGGTACGACTACGCGTCGCTCGGCGTCACGAAGTAA